The Streptomyces sp. NBC_01255 genome window below encodes:
- a CDS encoding type I polyketide synthase, giving the protein MTDLPQNDISADGHADGHDDPERLIAIVGMAGRFPGAPDVDRYWQLLMAGEEAVRPVPPERWDTSVQLDPVKKIPGIAGLVDGVDQFDPGFFGISPREAEELDPQQRLMLEVGWQTLEDAGIPASRVRGTRTGVYVGALWHDYELARKERGVQTTQHSAVGNGLDIVAARLSYFLGLSGPSLVVQTGCSSGLVALDLAVAALRSGDLEGAFVGGVNLILMPDNSIGLTHFGGLSPDGHCRAFSAQANGFVRGEGAISLYLKRLDTALADGDRIHGVIVNSAVNNDGGGHSLVSPNVEAQTELLRRVYAEAGVHPDRLRYVEAHGTGTLRGDPIEAEALGTALGTARSAEAGPLLIGSAKSNIGHLEAAAGLAGIVKAVLALKHRTIPRSLHVEELNPNIPFGELNLSVAGEPVELPADGTWFAGVNSFGWGGTNAHVVLRTPPAQEAPAAVTPGPLLLPLTGHSDAALRQRAADLLDVLHEDITTPEVVRLAATLGRERDHFAARTAVVAEDAGELLDRLRKFTEEPEAELPGTFTGRARERGKIAFVLPGQGSQWAGMGQDLYARSPVFAATVRRCAEALRPHISWDLEAVLSGTAGDAWLDHNDQVQPTLWAMSIGIAELWRAAGVEPDVVVGHSQGEVTAATIAGHLSYEDGARIIAVRSALAKRTAGRGRMLAVDLDVEGALKALDGFEDTVSLAVNNGPSSCVLSGDTDSVLMLRELLEADGTFCRLVNVDYASHSHHMDELTDELVEVLAPIRPRRGAVPLMSTVVGRELDGDSLDPAYWAANLRQPVLFADAMGKLLDAGVTHVVEISPHPVLSPAVEQLAATRQEPVAVLGSLRRQEGSLGDFTQALARAYVQGLAPFGGLPARPGASVPAYPWQRSRFWLPDAVRRTAGPGGLAFEFAPATTEQDVHEGRTELSLNDLPWLRDHQVYDAVVLPGAAMLALAVAAARARTGENPGALHTVRFRSDLTLTDEPVRLGAVWREDGAASAGFTLSSLAPGADGWTRHATARVGGDTAPDLPAFPGTPADARDVEPDAFYASCGERGLNYGPAFQGLRTLSVAEREALAEVRLPDRCLAGVRPGELHPALWDAALQVTLALLPGDATVVPTAVRRVDYALPSDAQVSVLLAHAVRNDDDTFDLVCYDEDARPLLRMAGLAFQTIETATAEGVDPARLHRFAFRPAEEATAAPGAADRAPGHWVVCDASGGGGPLAAALTAAGASVDILKAGAADADGLAAALRDSDSGGDRATGLVFLAPGADRGLDAQRAGLLTLAATVKAVTALPVPPRTFVVTDGAQSVPEDTAPDPGAALYWGFGRVLRREHPELAATLLDVRTTADDWAGECARQLLVADAEDQVVLRGTDRHVGRVVRGEEQEEAVTAPWAGPAQPFRLSPDGTGLWEGLAFRPYTRTAPAAGQVEVEVTAAALNFIDVMKAMGTYPDTSAGAGLIGGECAGVVAAVGPGVTGLAVGDRVVACGFGAVASHLTVPAGHVRPVPAALTDAEAAGLPLVTATAWYALAEQAGLEAGETVLIHSAAGGLGLAAVGVAKALGATVIATAGTESKRAGLRALGIDHVFDSRDLSWAEDVAWVTGGRGVDVVLNSLSGAAIDLGLAALAEDGRFVEVGKRDIYASRTISLRDFAKGISFAAVDVAGLITRRPERFARLLDAVWQKVTDGTLPPLPVTPYAFDKAAEVLRTMARGEHTGKLVLTDPGQVTAVVPEPLPDGRLRPDASYLLSGGLGALGLSLAEHLVDHGARSLVLLGRSAPGDAALARIGALRERGATVTTFPVDVADREGLAAVLDRVRAELPPLRGVFHAAGVLDDAVLANLTGAQLDTVLAPKVDGARHLDALTEDDPLDLFVLFSSVAGLVGNPGQAGYAAGNVYMDALAQARRHRGRPALAVQWGPFADIGLAADEAIRGERLADHGMTGFTAAEGWQALFHLLDAPGQVVSYVPLDARHWFDAYPETAAQPSWRAIAELAKDGATGAGGGAEEFLGRLRGSTDTERPVLVEGKIRELAGRVLRLEAGSIDREAPFKSLGLDSLMSLELRNRLEMAFGMKLSPTLLWTYGTTAALAGMLTGRLGGTDEAHP; this is encoded by the coding sequence GTGACTGACCTGCCGCAGAACGACATCAGCGCCGACGGACACGCCGACGGGCACGACGACCCGGAGCGGCTCATCGCGATCGTCGGCATGGCCGGCCGGTTCCCCGGCGCCCCCGACGTCGACCGCTACTGGCAGCTCCTGATGGCGGGGGAGGAGGCGGTACGCCCCGTACCGCCCGAGCGCTGGGACACCTCGGTCCAGCTCGACCCCGTCAAGAAGATCCCCGGCATCGCCGGACTCGTCGACGGCGTCGACCAGTTCGACCCCGGCTTCTTCGGCATATCCCCCCGCGAGGCCGAGGAGCTCGACCCGCAGCAGCGCCTCATGCTGGAGGTCGGCTGGCAGACCCTGGAGGACGCGGGCATCCCCGCCTCCCGCGTCCGCGGCACCCGTACCGGCGTGTACGTCGGCGCCCTCTGGCACGACTACGAGCTGGCCCGCAAGGAGCGCGGGGTCCAGACGACCCAGCACAGCGCCGTCGGCAACGGCCTCGACATCGTCGCCGCCCGCCTGTCGTACTTCCTCGGCCTGAGCGGCCCCAGCCTCGTCGTCCAGACGGGCTGCTCCTCCGGCCTCGTCGCCCTGGACCTCGCCGTCGCCGCCCTGCGCTCCGGCGACCTCGAAGGCGCCTTCGTCGGCGGCGTCAACCTGATCCTGATGCCCGACAACTCCATCGGCCTCACCCACTTCGGCGGCCTGTCGCCGGACGGCCACTGCCGGGCGTTCTCCGCCCAGGCCAACGGCTTCGTCCGCGGCGAGGGCGCCATCAGCCTCTACCTCAAGCGGCTCGACACGGCCCTCGCGGACGGCGACCGCATCCACGGCGTCATCGTCAACAGCGCCGTCAACAACGACGGCGGCGGCCACAGCCTCGTCTCCCCGAACGTCGAGGCCCAGACCGAACTCCTCCGCCGGGTCTACGCCGAAGCCGGCGTCCACCCCGACCGCCTCCGCTACGTCGAGGCGCACGGCACCGGCACCCTGCGCGGCGACCCGATCGAGGCCGAGGCCCTCGGCACCGCGCTCGGCACCGCGCGCAGCGCCGAGGCCGGCCCCCTCCTCATCGGCTCGGCCAAGTCGAACATCGGCCACCTGGAGGCGGCGGCCGGGCTCGCGGGCATCGTCAAGGCCGTCCTCGCCCTCAAGCACCGCACGATCCCGCGCAGCCTCCACGTCGAGGAGCTCAACCCGAACATCCCGTTCGGCGAGCTGAACCTCTCGGTCGCCGGCGAGCCCGTCGAACTCCCTGCCGACGGCACGTGGTTCGCCGGCGTCAACTCCTTCGGCTGGGGCGGCACGAACGCCCACGTGGTGCTCCGCACACCCCCGGCCCAGGAGGCCCCGGCCGCCGTCACCCCCGGCCCGCTTCTCCTGCCCCTGACCGGACACAGCGACGCGGCCCTGCGGCAGCGCGCCGCCGACCTCCTCGACGTCCTGCACGAGGACATCACCACGCCCGAGGTCGTCCGCCTCGCCGCGACCCTCGGCCGGGAGCGCGACCACTTCGCCGCCCGTACGGCCGTCGTCGCCGAGGACGCCGGCGAACTCCTCGACAGGCTCCGGAAGTTCACCGAGGAGCCGGAGGCCGAGCTGCCCGGCACCTTCACCGGGCGCGCCAGGGAACGCGGCAAGATCGCCTTCGTCCTGCCCGGCCAGGGCTCCCAGTGGGCCGGCATGGGCCAGGACCTGTACGCGCGGTCGCCGGTCTTCGCCGCGACCGTACGGCGCTGCGCGGAGGCCCTGCGCCCGCACATCTCCTGGGACCTGGAGGCCGTCCTCTCCGGCACCGCGGGCGACGCGTGGCTCGACCACAACGACCAGGTGCAGCCCACCCTCTGGGCCATGTCCATCGGCATCGCCGAGCTGTGGCGGGCCGCCGGCGTCGAACCCGACGTCGTCGTCGGCCACAGCCAGGGCGAGGTGACCGCCGCCACCATCGCGGGCCACCTGTCGTACGAGGACGGGGCGCGGATCATCGCCGTGCGCAGCGCGCTCGCCAAGCGCACCGCGGGACGCGGCCGGATGCTCGCCGTCGATCTCGACGTCGAGGGCGCCCTCAAGGCGCTCGACGGCTTCGAGGACACCGTCTCGCTCGCCGTCAACAACGGACCCTCGTCCTGCGTGCTCTCCGGCGACACCGACTCCGTCCTCATGCTCCGCGAACTCCTGGAGGCCGACGGCACCTTCTGCCGCCTGGTCAACGTGGACTACGCCTCGCACAGCCACCACATGGACGAGCTCACCGACGAGCTGGTGGAGGTCCTCGCGCCGATCCGCCCCCGGCGCGGCGCCGTCCCCCTGATGTCGACCGTCGTCGGCCGCGAGCTCGACGGCGACTCCCTCGACCCCGCGTACTGGGCGGCCAACCTGCGGCAGCCGGTGCTCTTCGCGGACGCCATGGGCAAGCTCCTCGACGCCGGCGTCACCCACGTCGTCGAGATCAGCCCCCACCCGGTGCTCTCCCCGGCCGTCGAGCAGCTCGCCGCCACCCGGCAGGAGCCGGTCGCCGTCCTCGGCAGCCTCCGCCGCCAGGAGGGCTCCCTCGGCGACTTCACGCAGGCCCTCGCCCGCGCGTACGTCCAGGGCCTGGCCCCCTTCGGCGGGCTGCCCGCCCGGCCGGGCGCCTCCGTGCCCGCCTACCCCTGGCAGCGCTCCCGCTTCTGGCTGCCGGACGCCGTGCGCCGTACCGCGGGACCCGGCGGGCTCGCCTTCGAGTTCGCGCCGGCCACCACCGAGCAGGACGTCCACGAGGGCCGCACCGAGCTGTCCCTGAACGACCTGCCCTGGCTGCGCGACCACCAGGTGTACGACGCCGTCGTGCTGCCCGGCGCCGCCATGCTGGCGCTCGCCGTCGCCGCCGCCCGTGCCCGTACCGGCGAGAACCCCGGCGCCCTGCACACCGTCCGGTTCCGCAGCGACCTCACCCTCACCGACGAGCCGGTCCGTCTCGGCGCCGTCTGGCGCGAGGACGGGGCCGCGTCCGCGGGCTTCACCCTCAGCTCGCTCGCCCCCGGCGCCGACGGCTGGACCCGGCACGCCACCGCCCGCGTCGGCGGCGACACCGCCCCCGACCTGCCCGCCTTCCCCGGCACGCCGGCGGACGCCCGGGACGTCGAGCCGGACGCCTTCTACGCGTCCTGCGGCGAGCGGGGCCTCAACTACGGGCCCGCGTTCCAGGGCCTGCGCACGCTGAGCGTCGCCGAGCGCGAGGCGCTCGCCGAGGTACGGCTGCCGGACCGCTGCCTCGCCGGGGTCCGCCCGGGCGAGCTGCACCCCGCTCTGTGGGACGCGGCGCTCCAGGTCACCCTGGCCCTGCTGCCCGGCGACGCCACCGTCGTCCCCACCGCCGTCCGGCGCGTCGACTACGCCCTGCCGAGCGACGCCCAGGTCTCCGTGCTCCTGGCGCACGCCGTCCGCAACGACGACGACACCTTCGACCTGGTCTGCTACGACGAGGACGCGCGGCCGCTGCTCCGGATGGCCGGCCTCGCCTTCCAGACCATCGAGACGGCCACCGCCGAGGGCGTCGACCCGGCCCGCCTGCACCGCTTCGCCTTCCGGCCCGCCGAGGAGGCCACCGCGGCGCCCGGCGCCGCCGACCGCGCCCCCGGGCACTGGGTCGTCTGCGACGCCTCGGGCGGAGGCGGCCCGCTCGCGGCCGCGCTCACCGCCGCGGGCGCCAGCGTGGACATCCTGAAGGCCGGTGCCGCCGATGCCGATGGCCTTGCCGCCGCCCTGCGCGACAGCGACAGCGGCGGCGACCGCGCCACCGGCCTCGTCTTCCTCGCACCCGGCGCCGATCGGGGCCTGGACGCCCAGCGCGCCGGGCTGCTCACCCTCGCGGCGACGGTCAAGGCCGTCACCGCGCTGCCCGTGCCGCCCCGGACGTTCGTCGTCACCGACGGCGCCCAGTCCGTACCGGAGGACACGGCACCCGACCCGGGGGCCGCCCTCTACTGGGGCTTCGGCCGCGTCCTGCGCCGCGAGCACCCCGAACTCGCCGCCACCCTCCTCGACGTCCGCACCACCGCCGACGACTGGGCCGGGGAGTGCGCCCGGCAGCTGCTCGTCGCCGACGCGGAGGACCAGGTCGTCCTGCGCGGCACCGACCGCCACGTCGGCCGGGTGGTACGCGGCGAGGAGCAGGAGGAAGCCGTCACCGCCCCCTGGGCAGGACCCGCCCAGCCGTTCCGGCTGAGCCCCGACGGCACCGGCCTCTGGGAGGGCCTCGCCTTCCGCCCGTACACGAGGACGGCGCCCGCCGCCGGACAGGTCGAGGTCGAGGTCACCGCCGCCGCCCTCAACTTCATCGACGTGATGAAGGCGATGGGCACCTACCCCGACACCTCCGCCGGAGCGGGCCTCATCGGCGGCGAATGCGCCGGCGTGGTCGCCGCCGTCGGCCCCGGCGTCACCGGCCTCGCCGTCGGCGACCGGGTCGTCGCCTGCGGCTTCGGCGCCGTCGCCTCCCACCTGACCGTCCCCGCCGGACACGTCAGGCCCGTCCCCGCGGCCCTGACCGACGCCGAGGCGGCCGGACTCCCGCTCGTCACCGCCACCGCCTGGTACGCGCTCGCCGAGCAGGCCGGTCTGGAGGCCGGCGAGACCGTACTGATCCACTCGGCGGCCGGCGGCCTCGGCCTCGCCGCGGTCGGCGTCGCGAAGGCCCTCGGCGCCACCGTCATCGCCACCGCGGGCACCGAGTCCAAGCGGGCCGGGCTCCGGGCCCTCGGCATCGACCACGTCTTCGACTCCCGGGACCTGTCCTGGGCCGAGGACGTCGCCTGGGTCACCGGCGGCCGGGGCGTGGACGTCGTCCTCAACTCGCTGTCGGGCGCCGCGATCGACCTCGGTCTCGCCGCCCTCGCCGAGGACGGCCGCTTCGTCGAGGTCGGCAAGCGGGACATCTACGCCTCCCGCACCATCAGCCTCCGCGACTTCGCCAAGGGCATCAGCTTCGCCGCCGTCGACGTCGCCGGGCTCATCACCCGCCGCCCGGAGCGCTTCGCCCGGCTCCTGGACGCCGTGTGGCAGAAGGTCACCGACGGCACCCTGCCGCCGCTGCCCGTCACCCCGTACGCCTTCGACAAGGCCGCCGAGGTGCTCCGCACCATGGCGCGCGGCGAGCACACCGGCAAGCTGGTCCTCACCGACCCGGGGCAGGTCACCGCCGTCGTACCGGAGCCGCTTCCCGACGGGCGGCTGCGCCCCGACGCGAGCTACCTCCTCAGCGGCGGTCTCGGCGCGCTCGGCCTCTCCCTGGCCGAACACCTCGTGGACCACGGCGCCCGCAGCCTCGTGCTCCTCGGGCGCTCCGCGCCCGGCGACGCGGCCCTGGCCCGTATCGGGGCGCTGCGGGAGCGCGGCGCCACCGTCACCACCTTCCCGGTGGACGTCGCCGACCGGGAAGGGCTCGCCGCCGTCCTCGACCGCGTACGGGCCGAACTCCCGCCGCTACGAGGTGTGTTCCACGCCGCCGGTGTCCTCGACGACGCGGTCCTCGCCAACCTCACCGGCGCGCAGCTCGACACGGTCCTCGCCCCCAAGGTGGACGGCGCCCGGCATCTCGACGCCCTCACCGAGGACGATCCGCTCGACCTGTTCGTGCTCTTCTCCTCGGTCGCCGGCCTCGTCGGCAACCCCGGACAGGCCGGATACGCGGCCGGCAACGTCTACATGGACGCCCTCGCCCAGGCCAGACGGCACCGCGGCAGGCCCGCGCTCGCCGTCCAATGGGGCCCGTTCGCCGACATCGGCCTCGCCGCCGACGAGGCCATCCGCGGCGAACGCCTCGCCGACCACGGCATGACCGGCTTCACCGCCGCCGAGGGCTGGCAGGCGCTGTTCCACCTCCTGGACGCCCCAGGACAGGTCGTGTCGTACGTCCCGCTGGACGCCCGGCACTGGTTCGACGCGTACCCGGAGACGGCCGCACAGCCCAGCTGGCGTGCCATCGCCGAGCTCGCCAAGGACGGTGCCACCGGTGCCGGCGGCGGCGCCGAGGAGTTCCTCGGCCGGCTGCGCGGGTCCACCGACACGGAGCGACCCGTCCTCGTCGAGGGCAAGATCCGTGAACTCGCGGGCCGTGTACTGCGGCTCGAGGCGGGCTCCATCGACCGTGAAGCTCCTTTCAAGTCACTTGGGTTGGACTCACTGATGAGCCTGGAGCTGCGCAACCGCCTCGAAATGGCCTTCGGGATGAAGCTGTCGCCCACGCTGCTGTGGACCTACGGCACCACGGCGGCCCTCGCGGGAATGCTCACCGGACGTCTCGGCGGAACCGACGAGGCCCACCCGTAG
- a CDS encoding acyl carrier protein produces the protein MPPEANTSEAPLHDAAAVATVVDAVAQLLDVDEDTLALDAPLQAIDGWDSVNQLRILVFLERELGAPLDYDRFSTAETLGDLASLVADTDTETAAGART, from the coding sequence ATGCCCCCTGAGGCGAACACCAGCGAAGCCCCGCTCCACGACGCCGCCGCCGTGGCGACCGTCGTCGACGCCGTCGCGCAGCTGCTCGACGTCGACGAGGACACCCTCGCCCTCGACGCCCCGCTCCAGGCCATCGACGGCTGGGACTCGGTCAACCAGCTGCGGATCCTCGTCTTCCTGGAGCGCGAGCTCGGCGCCCCCCTCGACTACGACCGGTTCAGCACCGCCGAGACCCTCGGCGACCTGGCGTCCCTCGTCGCCGACACCGACACCGAGACCGCCGCCGGAGCCCGGACATGA
- a CDS encoding FAD-dependent monooxygenase, protein MTESDRRDSSAGIPDETDVLIVGGGPAGSLLACLLARRGIRTVLVEKQTSLERSFRGETIAAPSVASLNALGFGPALREHGFLETTAVTTIAEQRPVLRVDYSKFAGLPLPIDIPQPGLIRIFNRHAAELPGHTYLSGWSFASLVEEAGTVRGAVLTRRGEKVTVRSRIVIGADGRFSKVRKASGLVADVQPMARDFLSFLVPRPPEWGNEAQLVIEGDRHLVILPTFPDSLRIGHNLPKRGLGDLRAAGFDAFKRGIMAISPQLAPLVDEHLHTWDDTGFLEIFTAELEEWARDGLLLIGDASHTATPILGQGVNLAMQDAITIVPVIAASLAKGGQDRVVTQAELADFVAKRRAHKIHVTGFQRMQEGLLAIGDPRGIKLRRLRFRVLNSLPGKYRIFNKVINARHEIDPVDLAAARNAPVPAHATASPILQEASRD, encoded by the coding sequence ATGACCGAATCCGACCGCCGGGACAGCTCCGCCGGAATACCGGACGAGACCGACGTACTGATCGTCGGAGGAGGCCCGGCCGGCTCCCTGCTCGCCTGCCTCCTCGCCCGCCGCGGCATCCGCACCGTCCTCGTGGAGAAGCAGACCAGCCTGGAGCGCAGCTTCCGCGGCGAGACGATCGCCGCGCCGTCGGTGGCCTCGCTCAACGCGCTGGGCTTCGGCCCCGCGCTGCGCGAGCACGGCTTCCTGGAGACCACCGCCGTCACCACGATCGCCGAGCAGCGCCCGGTGCTGCGCGTCGACTACTCCAAGTTCGCCGGCCTGCCGCTGCCCATCGACATCCCGCAGCCCGGGCTGATCCGCATCTTCAACCGGCACGCCGCCGAGCTGCCCGGCCACACCTACCTCTCCGGCTGGTCCTTCGCCTCCCTCGTCGAGGAGGCCGGGACCGTCCGCGGCGCCGTCCTCACCCGGCGCGGCGAGAAGGTCACCGTGCGCTCCCGGATCGTGATCGGTGCCGACGGCCGCTTCTCCAAGGTCCGCAAGGCCTCCGGCCTCGTCGCCGACGTCCAGCCGATGGCCCGCGACTTCCTCTCCTTCCTGGTGCCCCGCCCGCCGGAGTGGGGCAACGAGGCCCAGCTCGTCATCGAGGGCGACCGCCACCTGGTGATCCTGCCGACCTTTCCCGACTCCCTGCGCATCGGGCACAACCTGCCCAAGCGCGGCCTCGGGGACCTGCGGGCCGCCGGCTTCGACGCGTTCAAGCGCGGCATCATGGCGATCTCCCCGCAGCTCGCCCCGCTCGTCGACGAGCACCTGCACACCTGGGACGACACCGGCTTCCTGGAGATCTTCACCGCCGAGCTGGAGGAGTGGGCCCGCGACGGCCTGCTGCTCATCGGCGACGCCTCGCACACCGCGACCCCCATCCTCGGCCAGGGCGTCAACCTGGCGATGCAGGACGCCATCACGATCGTCCCCGTGATCGCCGCGTCCCTCGCCAAGGGCGGACAGGACCGGGTCGTCACCCAGGCCGAGCTCGCCGACTTCGTCGCCAAGCGCCGCGCCCACAAGATCCACGTCACCGGCTTCCAGCGGATGCAGGAGGGCCTCCTCGCCATCGGCGACCCGCGTGGCATCAAGCTGCGCCGCCTCCGCTTCCGCGTGCTCAACTCGCTCCCCGGCAAGTACCGGATCTTCAACAAGGTCATCAACGCCCGGCACGAGATCGACCCCGTCGACCTCGCCGCCGCCCGGAACGCCCCGGTGCCCGCGCACGCCACCGCGAGCCCGATCCTGCAGGAGGCGAGCCGTGACTGA
- a CDS encoding 2-oxo acid dehydrogenase subunit E2 encodes MSAVTSPLPAARKQTYVFLEDARRTSHVYLMTEVDATALRAARTRAATPVSYVSYVVKATADVLADYPDARAVLLGGRSPKLTTSPEVHAKVLFDKTVEGQRCVVSGIVRDVQALDVTAVQSAIDHYKTADVDDQGPFANIKRLQRLPLPAFRAVYRTMMRNPVRRAALQGTFAVTSIGHEQVGAILPLITGTLGLGVGHIADAPVVRDGAVAVAPVFTLSLVFDHRVLDGAMAAEILAGIKNRLDNWELA; translated from the coding sequence ATGAGCGCGGTCACCTCACCGCTGCCCGCCGCCCGCAAGCAGACGTACGTCTTCCTCGAAGACGCCCGGCGCACCTCCCACGTCTATCTGATGACCGAGGTCGACGCCACCGCGCTGCGCGCCGCCCGGACCCGCGCCGCCACCCCGGTCAGCTACGTCAGCTACGTCGTCAAGGCGACCGCCGACGTCCTCGCCGACTACCCGGACGCCCGGGCCGTCCTCCTCGGCGGCCGCTCGCCCAAGCTCACCACCTCGCCCGAGGTGCACGCCAAGGTGCTCTTCGACAAGACCGTCGAGGGCCAGCGCTGCGTCGTCTCCGGCATCGTGCGGGACGTCCAGGCCCTCGACGTCACCGCCGTCCAGTCCGCCATCGACCACTACAAGACGGCGGACGTCGACGACCAGGGCCCCTTCGCGAACATCAAGCGCCTCCAGCGGCTGCCGCTGCCGGCCTTCCGCGCCGTCTACCGGACCATGATGCGCAACCCGGTGCGCCGGGCCGCCCTCCAGGGCACCTTCGCCGTGACCTCCATCGGCCACGAGCAGGTCGGCGCGATCCTGCCGCTCATCACCGGAACGCTCGGCCTCGGCGTCGGCCACATCGCCGACGCCCCCGTGGTGCGCGACGGCGCCGTCGCCGTCGCCCCCGTCTTCACCCTCTCGCTCGTCTTCGACCACCGCGTACTCGACGGCGCGATGGCCGCCGAAATCCTCGCGGGCATCAAGAACCGCCTGGACAACTGGGAGTTGGCATGA